The Geobacillus genomosp. 3 genome segment GGGTGATGAGTTTTATTTTATCGAAGTGAATCCGCGCATCCAAGTCGAGCATACGATCACCGAAATGATTACTGGCATTGATATCGTCCAGTCGCAAATTTTAATTGCCGACGGCTTTTCGCTTCACAGCCATGAGGTCGGCATCCCGAAGCAGGAAGACATTCGCATTAACGGTTATGCCATTCAGTCACGGGTGACGACCGAAGATCCGCTCAACAACTTTATGCCGGATACCGGGAAAATTATGGCGTACCGCTCGGGCGGCGGCTTTGGCGTGCGCTTGGACGCCGGGAACGGCTTCCAAGGGGCGGTCATTACGCCGTATTACGATTCCTTGCTCGTCAAGTTGTCGACATGGGCGCTGACGTTTGAGCAGGCGGCAAGAAAAATGCTGCGCAACTTGCGCGAATTCCGCATCCGCGGCATTAAAACGAACATTCCGTTTTTGGAAAATGTCGTCCAGCATCCAAAATTTTTGTCGGGGGAATATGATACATCGTTCATTGACACGACGCCGGAGCTGTTTGTGTTCCCGCGCCGGAAAGACCGCGGGACGAAAATGCTTACTTACATCGGCACGGTCACGGTCAACGGCTTTCCAGGCATCGGGAAAAAGAAAAAGCCGGTGTTTGACAAGCCGCGCGTGCCGAGAGTAGGCCATACGGAACCGATTCCGCCCGGAACGAAGCAAATTTTAGATGAGCGCGGCCCTGAGGGGCTCGTTCGTTGGGTTCAAGAACAGCCGCGCGTTCTGCTCACCGATACGACGTTCCGCGACGCCCATCAGTCGCTGTTGGCAACGCGCGTGCGCACGACTGATTTGTTGCATATTGCCGAACCGACGGCGCGCCTATTGCCGAACTTGTTTTCGCTTGAAATGTGGGGCGGGGCGACGTTTGACGTGGCGTACCGCTTTTTAAAAGAGGATCCGTGGGATCGGCTTTTGAAGCTGCGCGAGCGCATTCCGAACGTGTTGTTCCAAATGTTGCTTCGCTCGGCCAACGCTGTCGGCTATAAAAACTATCCGGACAACGTCATCCGCGAGTTTGTCGACAAATCGGCCCATGCCGGCATTGACGTCTTCCGCATTTTCGACAGCTTAAACTGGGTGAAAGGGATGACGGTGGCAATTGATGCCGTCCGGCAAAGCGGCAAAATCGCCGAGGCCGCCATTTGCTACACCGGCGATATTTTAGACCCGAACCGGCCGAAATACAATTTGGACTATTATAAGGCGCTGGCGAAAGAGCTTGAGCAGGCTGGGGCGCACATTTTGGGCATTAAAGATATGGCGGGGCTTTTGAAGCCGCAGGCGGCGTACGTGCTCATTTCCGCACTCAAGGAAACGGTCGATATTCCGATTCATTTGCATACGCACGATACGAGCGGCAACGGCATTTACACGTACGCCAAGGCAATCGAGGCGGGCGTCGATATTGTCGATGTCGCCATCAGCTCGATGGCCGGCTTGACGTCGCAGCCGAGCGCCAACACGCTCTATTATGCGTTGGAAGGAACGGAGCGGGCTCCGGAAGCCGATATTTATGGCCTTGAGCAGCTGGCGCGCTATTGGGAAGATGTGCGCAAGTTTTACCAAGAGTTTGAGAGCGGCATGAATGCGCCGCATACGGAAGTATACATGCATGAGATGCCAGGCGGCCAGTACAGCAATTTGCAGCAGCAGGCGAAAGCGGTCGGCCTTGGAGACCGCTGGGATGAAGTGAAAGAAATGTATCGCCGTGTGAACGACTTGTTCGGTGATATCGTCAAAGTGACACCATCGTCGAAAGTTGTCGGCGATATGGCGCTGTACATGGTGCAAAACGGTTTGACGGAGCAGGACATTTTTGAACGGGGCGAAACGCTCAACTTCCCGGATTCGGTCGTGGAGTTTTTCGAAGGTTATTTAGGCCAGCCGCACGGCGGATTCCCGAAAGAGCTGCAACGCATTATTTTGAAAGGGCGCGAGCCGATCACCGTCCGCCCGGGCGAACTGTTTGAACCGGTTGATTTCGAGCAGATCAAGCGGGAACTGTATGATAAGCTTGGCCGTGAAGTGACTGACTTTGATGCGATTGCCTATGCTCTTTATCCAAAAGTATTTTTGGAGTACGCAGAAACGGTGGAAAAATACGGTGATGTATCCGTGCTTGATACCCCGACGTTTTTGTATGGCATGCGCCTTGGCGAGGAAATCGAAGTGGAAATCGAGCGCGGAAAAACGTTGATTGTGAAGCTCGTGTCGATCGGCCAACCGCAGGCGGACGGCACGCGCGTCGTCTACTTCGAGCTGAACGGTCAGCCGCGCGAAGTCATCATCCGCGACGAAAGCATCAAAGCAGCGGTTGCTGAACGCATTAAGGCGGACCGGACGAATCCGAACCATATTGCAGCGACGATGCCAGGTACGGTTGTGAAGGTGCTCGTCGAAAAAGGGGAGAAAGTAGATAAAGGCGACCATTTGATGGTCACGGAAGCGATGAAAATGGAAACGACGGTGCAGGCGCCGTTTGCCGGCATTGTGAAAGACATTTATGTGAAAAGCGGCGATGCTATTCAAGCGGGTGACTTGCTGATCGAATTGTCAAAATAAAGAAAAGAGAAGGTGTCTCCAGAACGGTGGAGACACCTTTTCTAATAAAACGGTGGCAACATTTTGTGGAAAGAAAAACGGTCTTGTAGGACTTGTCTCTTTTTATGCCGACTTTTAAAAGGCGATTATCGGTATTTTAATGCAGCCGGCGCTGTTTCTCCAACCGGGCGGCTGACGGATTGAGCCGGATTGCGGCGGGTGCGGAGCGCCAACAGCAACAAGTAGCTGAGCACCCCAAATAAGCACGAGATGAAAAAGGCGTGCGCTAGGGCCACATATAAATTCAGCTGTGTGAACACAACGAGCGCTCCGGTCGCCATTTGGGCAAGGACGAGAAGAAAAGCGATGATCCACCCGTAATAAATGACCGGCTGGCTGCGGTAATGGCGGGCGGCATGCAGTGCCGCGATGGCAATCCAGATGACGATCAGCCCTGCCGCGAGCCGATGGCCCATTTGTACCCACTCGTGAAACTGTACCGGGAAAAGACGCGTTTTGGCGCATAGCGGCCAGCTTGGGCAGGCAAGGCTGGCGTTCGTATGGCGGACGAGCGCCCCGGTATAGACGACGATGTACGAGTAAATAATGATCCCATAAATATGAAAGCGCATGGGTCTGCGAAGCGTGAGTGAAGCGGCGGAAATGGTTTTGTCCGCTTCAAAAATGAGCAGCGTCAGCAGCAGCACGGCGGCAAACGAGATGAGCGAAATGCCAAAATGCAAGGCCAGCACAAAATCAGACTGCCCCCAGACGACAGCAGCGGCGCCGATCAGCCCTTGCACGACAAGAAAGACAAATGAGACGACAGCCAAAAACTTCGTTTCCCGCACATGGCCGACGGCCCGCCACGCCCAAATGGAAAGGATAAGCACCATAATGCCGGCAAGCCCGGAAACGAGTCGATGGCTCAGCTCAATGACCAATTCCGGCGTAATATCATCCGGTAGCCACTGGCCGTTACACAGCGGCCACGACCGGCCGCATCCTAAGCTGGAGCCGGTTTTCGTCACAAGCGCTCCCCCGATCAGTACAAACAGCATCGCCAATGTCGTTACGCATGCAAACCACTTTAATGAATGTAACGGACGTTGCAAAATCTTCACCTTCTTGTATTGAGAAATTATGATTTTGTCCATATTAGTAAAGTGATGGAGTTTAGCGCTGTCAATGGCGCATTCAAGTCAAGTCTATTTTACACGATGACGCCAGGAAACACAAAATGACGTTTGCATATTGAATAAGTCGGTTAAGTTTGCTAGAAATATTAATGGGACAAGCGTATAAACCGTTTTCGGTCTTGGGGATTCGAAAATTTGACACAAATTATTCAAAAAAAGTTCACATGATGAGAAAAAAATGTGATTTAATATAAAGAGAAAACAACCCTATTTTATTCTTTATTTTCGCATTCGCATTGGATGGAATTTCAGGCAATATGACGGCGCTGTCTCATCATGGGCGGCGCGGCGAGGAGGAGCAGGAGAAATGGCCGATTTGAAAGCGGTGCATGGGGCCGCGGCCGATGCCGGGCATCGCCCGCAGGCAAGCATAAAGGCACTTTGGAAGGAATTGTCGTCGGTTGTAAAAATCGGGATCGTCAATTCCAACTTGATCACGACGTTTGCCGGAATGTGGCTGGCGTTTTATTTTACCGGGGAACACTTTTTGGAGAATTTGCATCTTGTGTTTTTTACGCTGTTTGGCGCAGCGCTCGTCATTGCCGGCTCATGCAGCATCAATAACTTTATCGACCGCGACATTGACCAGCATATGGAGCGGACGAAGGGGAGACCGACGGTGACAGGAGCAATGGAGCCGCGACGGGTGCTTTGGCTTGGGGTGACGCTTGTTGCCGTCGGGACGATGAGCTTGCTTATGACAACGGTTACGGCTGCGGTTGTCGGGCTGATTGGCATGGTGACGTACGTGTTCCTGTATACGCTTTGGACGAAGCGCAACTATACGCTTAACACCGTCGTCGGCAGCATTTCCGGCGCCGTGCCGCCGGTGATCGGTTGGACGGCGGTCGATTCGGATTTCCATATTGTTCCGCTTGTCTTGTTTTTAATCATGTTTTTATGGCAACCGCCTCACTTTTTGGCCTTGGCGATGAAGCGGTGTGAAGAGTATCGCGCCGCCGGCATCCCGATGCTGCCGGTCGTCCACGGTTTTGCCATGACGAAGCGGCAAATCATCGTCTGGGTGGCTTGTTTGTTGCCGTTGCCGTTTTATTTGTTTCCGCTTGGCGTTCCGTTTTTAACAGTGGCGACGCTGCTAAACGTCGGTTGGCTGTTGCTCGGATTATGGGGGTTGAAAATGAAAGACGACATCAAGTGGGCGAAGTGGATGTTTGTCTATTCGCTCAACTATTTGACGATTTTGTTCGTGGCGATGGTCATCGCCACGCTTTGGTGAACAGGTTAAAATTCTTTCTCCACGAAAGAATTTATATATATTTCAGAACAAAGAAAGAGGGGTTTGATTAGGCTATGAACAAAGGGCTACGGAACTGGCGCTTATTTTCCCTGTTTGGGATGATGGCGCTGTTGCTCGCCGGCTGCGGCAAGCCGTTTTTGTCGACGCTCCAGCCTGCCGGCGAAGTAGCGGAGATGCAGTACTCGCTCATGTTGTTGAGCACGGCGATCATGGTGCTTGTCATTGTCGTTGTGGCGATCATTTTCGTCTATGTTGTCATCCGCTTCCGGCGGCGCAAGGGAGAGGAAAATAAAATTCCGAAGCAAGTGGAAGGAAGCCATAAGTTGGAAATCATTTGGACTGTCATTCCGATTATCCTCTTGCTGATTTTGGCGGTGCCGACGGTATCGGCGACGTTTAAGCTGGCGGATGTCAAGCCGATGAATGACAAGAACCGTGATAAAGACACGGTTGTGGTCAACGTTCGCGCCAACTTGTACTGGTGGGAGTTTGAATATCCGGATTACGGCATTATTACAAGCCAAGATTTGGTCGTGCCGACGGACGAAAAAGTCTATTTTAACTTGATTGCGTCAGACGTCAAACACTCGTTCTGGATTCCGGCGGTCGGAGGCAAGATGGATACAAATACAGACAACAAAAACCAGTTCTGGCTTGTCTTTGACCAAGAAGCGACAGACAAAGCAGGCGGCATCTTTTACGGTAAATGCGCCGAGCTTTGTGGTCCGTCCCATGCGCTGATGGATTTCAAAGTGCGTCCACTGCCGCGCGCAGAGTTTGACGCATGGGTAGAAAAAATGCAAAATGCGAAAAAGCCGGTTGTGACAGATCCAGTCGCCAAACAAGGGGAGGCCATTTTCAATAAGAGCTGTATTGGCTGCCATGCTGTATCGCCAGTCGATCAGCGTCCGGAACAAGCGCGGACAGCGCCGAACTTGGCGAATTTTGCGGATCGGGAAACCATTGCCGGCATTTTAGAACACAATGAAGAAAACTTAAAAAGATGGTTGAAAGATCCTGAAGGCGTAAAACCTGGAAATAAAATGACAGGTACATATGGCCAACTGACGGAAGAGCAGCTTGATGCATTAACAAAATATTTAATGAGCTTGAAAGTGGAATAAGGCATAAATAAGGAGGTTTCACTGTGAGTACGATCGCTCGCAAAAAGGGTGTCGGTGCCGTTTTATGGGATTACCTGACAACGGTCGACCATAAAAAAATCGCCCATCTGTACTTAATTGCCGGTGGGTTTTTCTTCCTGCTCGGCGGTCTCGAAGCGTTGTTCATCCGCATTCAGCTTGCTAAGCCGAACAGCGATTTTCTCGTCGGCGGCTTGTATAACGAAGTGCTGACGATGCACGGGACGACGATGATTTTCTTGGCTGCCATGCCGCTTCTTTTCGCGTTTATGAATGCAGTTGTGCCGATTCAAATCGGCGCGCGCGATGTCGCGTTCCCGTTTTTGAACGCGCTCGGATTTTGGCTCTTTTTCTTCGGCGGTTTGTTTTTAAACTGTTCGTGGTTTTTAGGCGGCGCGCCTGACGCTGGCTGGACGTCGTATGCGTCGTTGGCGCTTGATTCAAAGGCGCATCACGGTGTTGACTTTTATACGCTTGGATTGCAAATTTCTGGTTTTGGTACATTGATAGCAGGTATTAACTTTCTTGTTACCATCATCAATATGCGTGCCCCTGGCATGACGTTTATGCGCATGCCGATGTTCACTTGGGCGACGTTTGTGGCTTCGGCGCTTATTTTGTTTGCGTTCCCGCCGTTGACCGTGGCGTTGATTTTCCTAATGATGGATCGGTTGTTTGGCGGCAACTTCTTCAACCCGGCTGCCGGTGGCAACACGATCATTTGGGAGCACTTGTTCTGGGTGTTTGGCCATCCGGAAGTCTATATTTTGATCTTGCCGGCGTTCGGTATTTTCTCGGAGATTTTTGCCACATTCTCGCGCAAGCGCCTGTTCGGCTATTCGTCGATGGTGTTTGCGACGGTGCTCATCGCCTTTTTCGGATTCATGGTATGGGCACACCATATGTTTACAGTT includes the following:
- the pyc gene encoding pyruvate carboxylase — encoded protein: MRTRRIRKVLVANRGEIAIRVFRACTELGIRTVAIYSKEDAGSYHRYKADEAYLIGEGKKPIEAYLDIEGIIEIAKTHDVDAIHPGYGFLSENIQFAKRCREEGIIFIGPNEDHLDMFGDKVKARHAAVNAGIPVIPGSDGPVGGLEDVVRFAEAHGYPLIIKAALGGGGRGMRIVRSKSEVKEAFERAKSEAKAAFGSDDVYVEKLIEKPKHIEVQILGDCEGNIVHLYERDCSVQRRHQKVVEVAPSVSLSDELRQRICEAAVQLMRSVGYVNAGTVEFLVSGDEFYFIEVNPRIQVEHTITEMITGIDIVQSQILIADGFSLHSHEVGIPKQEDIRINGYAIQSRVTTEDPLNNFMPDTGKIMAYRSGGGFGVRLDAGNGFQGAVITPYYDSLLVKLSTWALTFEQAARKMLRNLREFRIRGIKTNIPFLENVVQHPKFLSGEYDTSFIDTTPELFVFPRRKDRGTKMLTYIGTVTVNGFPGIGKKKKPVFDKPRVPRVGHTEPIPPGTKQILDERGPEGLVRWVQEQPRVLLTDTTFRDAHQSLLATRVRTTDLLHIAEPTARLLPNLFSLEMWGGATFDVAYRFLKEDPWDRLLKLRERIPNVLFQMLLRSANAVGYKNYPDNVIREFVDKSAHAGIDVFRIFDSLNWVKGMTVAIDAVRQSGKIAEAAICYTGDILDPNRPKYNLDYYKALAKELEQAGAHILGIKDMAGLLKPQAAYVLISALKETVDIPIHLHTHDTSGNGIYTYAKAIEAGVDIVDVAISSMAGLTSQPSANTLYYALEGTERAPEADIYGLEQLARYWEDVRKFYQEFESGMNAPHTEVYMHEMPGGQYSNLQQQAKAVGLGDRWDEVKEMYRRVNDLFGDIVKVTPSSKVVGDMALYMVQNGLTEQDIFERGETLNFPDSVVEFFEGYLGQPHGGFPKELQRIILKGREPITVRPGELFEPVDFEQIKRELYDKLGREVTDFDAIAYALYPKVFLEYAETVEKYGDVSVLDTPTFLYGMRLGEEIEVEIERGKTLIVKLVSIGQPQADGTRVVYFELNGQPREVIIRDESIKAAVAERIKADRTNPNHIAATMPGTVVKVLVEKGEKVDKGDHLMVTEAMKMETTVQAPFAGIVKDIYVKSGDAIQAGDLLIELSK
- a CDS encoding COX15/CtaA family protein; translation: MDKIIISQYKKVKILQRPLHSLKWFACVTTLAMLFVLIGGALVTKTGSSLGCGRSWPLCNGQWLPDDITPELVIELSHRLVSGLAGIMVLILSIWAWRAVGHVRETKFLAVVSFVFLVVQGLIGAAAVVWGQSDFVLALHFGISLISFAAVLLLTLLIFEADKTISAASLTLRRPMRFHIYGIIIYSYIVVYTGALVRHTNASLACPSWPLCAKTRLFPVQFHEWVQMGHRLAAGLIVIWIAIAALHAARHYRSQPVIYYGWIIAFLLVLAQMATGALVVFTQLNLYVALAHAFFISCLFGVLSYLLLLALRTRRNPAQSVSRPVGETAPAALKYR
- the cyoE gene encoding heme o synthase, whose protein sequence is MADLKAVHGAAADAGHRPQASIKALWKELSSVVKIGIVNSNLITTFAGMWLAFYFTGEHFLENLHLVFFTLFGAALVIAGSCSINNFIDRDIDQHMERTKGRPTVTGAMEPRRVLWLGVTLVAVGTMSLLMTTVTAAVVGLIGMVTYVFLYTLWTKRNYTLNTVVGSISGAVPPVIGWTAVDSDFHIVPLVLFLIMFLWQPPHFLALAMKRCEEYRAAGIPMLPVVHGFAMTKRQIIVWVACLLPLPFYLFPLGVPFLTVATLLNVGWLLLGLWGLKMKDDIKWAKWMFVYSLNYLTILFVAMVIATLW
- the coxB gene encoding cytochrome c oxidase subunit II, which encodes MNKGLRNWRLFSLFGMMALLLAGCGKPFLSTLQPAGEVAEMQYSLMLLSTAIMVLVIVVVAIIFVYVVIRFRRRKGEENKIPKQVEGSHKLEIIWTVIPIILLLILAVPTVSATFKLADVKPMNDKNRDKDTVVVNVRANLYWWEFEYPDYGIITSQDLVVPTDEKVYFNLIASDVKHSFWIPAVGGKMDTNTDNKNQFWLVFDQEATDKAGGIFYGKCAELCGPSHALMDFKVRPLPRAEFDAWVEKMQNAKKPVVTDPVAKQGEAIFNKSCIGCHAVSPVDQRPEQARTAPNLANFADRETIAGILEHNEENLKRWLKDPEGVKPGNKMTGTYGQLTEEQLDALTKYLMSLKVE